The following proteins are encoded in a genomic region of Gossypium hirsutum isolate 1008001.06 chromosome D05, Gossypium_hirsutum_v2.1, whole genome shotgun sequence:
- the LOC121203318 gene encoding symplekin, with protein sequence MEILSKLVSKQVWRMPKLWVGFLKSVAQTQPHSFPVLLQLPPPQLESALNKYGSLRSSLAAYASQPTRKGSLPRSTLAVLHLANESHMQQPHV encoded by the exons ATGGAAATCCTATCCAAACTTGTCAGTAAACAG GTCTGGAGAATGCCAAAGTTGTGGGTTGGGTTCTTGAAATCTGTGGCTCAGACACAACCACATTCTTTTCCTGTTTTGTTACAG TTGCCGCCTCCACAACTTGAAAGTGCACTGAATAAATATGGTAGTCTCAGAAGTTCTCTGGCTGCTTATGCAAGCCAACCAACTAGAAAGGGTTCACTGCCTAG ATCAACACTAGCTGTTCTTCATCTTGCAAATGAGTCCCATATGCAGCAACCGCATGTATGA